In a genomic window of Pangasianodon hypophthalmus isolate fPanHyp1 chromosome 1, fPanHyp1.pri, whole genome shotgun sequence:
- the echdc1 gene encoding ethylmalonyl-CoA decarboxylase has product MALCSVGRPLLRNTRHALGWFFKQKQTFCCKVHDSQEEEIRKKLQLFPGGSIDLQKQESGIAVMTVNNPARMNAFSGSMMTELEERVCELETWTEGKGLIVRGAAGTFCSGSDLNAVRATSNPQDGMKMCMFMQKTLTRLLRLPLISVALVEGKALGGGAELTTACDFRLMTSDAMIQFVHKHMGLVPGWGGAARLVRIVGSQNALKLLAGSKKVDPDFGKQIGLVDDVLTVGEGNTLVDTERWLSQFTKGSAPVIRAVKKVVLSGRELSLDEALTTERQVFGTVWGGPANLEALARKTKHK; this is encoded by the exons ATGGCTTTGTGCAGTGTTGGTCGTCCTTTACTCCGGAACACTCGACATGCTTTGGGATGGTTTTTTAAGCAGAAGCAGACATTTTGCTGTAAAGTCCATGACTCTCAGGAGGAGGAGATTCGAAAGAAGCTTCAGTTGTTTCCAGGAGGATCCATAGACCTTCAGAAACAAGAGTCGGGCATTGCAGTGATGACTGTCAATAATCCAGCACGAATGAACGCCTTCTCAG GCAGCATGATGACTGAATTGGAAGAACGGGTGTGCGAGCTAGAGACTTGGACAGAAGGAAAAGGTCTGATTGTGCGAGGGGCTGCTGGAACATTCTGCTCTGGATCCGATCTGAATGCAGTCAGAGCAACATCAAACCCACAG GATGGCATGAAGATGTGTATGTTCATGCAGAAGACACTTACACGACTCCTCAG GTTGCCCCTCATCTCTGTGGCTCTGGTTGAAGGAAAAGCGCTGGGTGGAGGTGCAGAACTCACAACTGCCTGTGACTTCAG GCTGATGACATCTGATGCCATGATCCAGTTTGTCCATAAACACATGGGCTTGGTGCCTGGATGGGGTGGAGCTGCAAGGCTGGTCCGAATCGTTGGCAGCCAAAATGCCCTGAAACTGCTCGCTGGTTCGAAGAAAGTTGATCCAGACTTTGGAAAGCAGATTGGACTAGTTGATGACGTGTTGACTGTTGGTGAAGGAAACACTCTTGTGGACACAGAGCGATGGCTGAGCCAGTTTACAAAGGGCTCAGCTCCTGTAATCAGGGCTGTGAAAAAGGTGGTGTTATCTGGCAGAGAGCTCTCTCTGGATGAAGCCCTCACAACTGAAAGACAAGTGTTCGGGACAGTATGGGGAGGACCAGCCAATCTCGAGGCTCTGGCAcgtaaaacaaaacacaaatga